The proteins below are encoded in one region of Nocardioides marmorisolisilvae:
- a CDS encoding YebC/PmpR family DNA-binding transcriptional regulator, with protein MSGHSKWATTKHKKAVIDAKRGKMFAKLIKNIEVAARMGGGDPAGNPTLYDAIQKAKKSSVPNDNIDRAVKRGSGAEAGGADYATIMYEGYGPNGVAMLIECLTDNRNRAAMEVRTAMTRNGGSLADPGSVSYLFNRKGVVIVPVDQEAKTVTEDDVLEAALDAGAEEVNDLGDSFEVISEATDLVTVRTALQAAGLDYDSADASFVPSMQVALEDEKSAGAVLRLVDALEDLDDVQNVFANFDVPDDVMEALEA; from the coding sequence ATGTCTGGCCACTCCAAGTGGGCGACGACCAAGCACAAGAAGGCCGTCATCGACGCCAAGCGCGGCAAGATGTTCGCCAAGCTGATCAAGAACATCGAGGTCGCGGCCCGGATGGGCGGGGGCGACCCGGCGGGCAACCCGACGCTGTACGACGCGATCCAGAAGGCCAAGAAGTCCAGCGTCCCGAACGACAACATCGACCGCGCGGTCAAGCGAGGATCCGGTGCGGAGGCCGGCGGCGCCGACTACGCGACGATCATGTACGAGGGCTACGGGCCCAACGGCGTGGCCATGCTCATCGAGTGCCTGACCGACAACCGCAACCGGGCTGCGATGGAGGTCCGCACCGCGATGACCCGCAACGGCGGCTCGCTCGCCGACCCGGGCTCGGTCTCCTATCTCTTCAACCGCAAGGGCGTCGTGATCGTCCCTGTCGATCAGGAGGCCAAGACCGTGACCGAGGACGACGTCCTCGAGGCGGCGCTGGACGCCGGCGCCGAGGAGGTCAACGACCTCGGTGACTCCTTCGAGGTGATCAGCGAGGCCACCGACCTCGTCACCGTGCGTACGGCGCTGCAGGCCGCCGGACTCGACTACGACTCCGCAGATGCATCCTTCGTCCCGTCGATGCAGGTCGCGCTGGAGGACGAGAAGTCGGCCGGGGCCGTGCTGAGGCTCGTCGACGCGCTCGAGGACCTCGACGACGTGCAGAACGTGTTCGCCAACTTCGATGTCCCCGACGACGTGATGGAGGCCCTCGAGGCCTGA
- a CDS encoding S24/S26 family peptidase, with amino-acid sequence MSHVNTHREPHRSRWGRVASWVLLACVIAFIAFCLAWRLDGGRWERVETPSMGTVAPVGSLLWVKPVDFGSLRPGDFITFHPPGAGQTTYSHRVHKINADGTLTTKGVIPAPDPWRLTASDVVGEVRMTWWGMGWLVAMAPVLLIGGLAVAGIRSLLGERWKLPATLVLGSLVLSIAFSIYRPFTNAQQLSFAPDQRGGATATYVGTGLLPIRLEAAGGASVVMNDGQLGTVHVTNADSDHKLRVGLKPAIPTWWWLGLVGICFLPGAYSLVVGLPRDDTEAEPEPA; translated from the coding sequence ATGAGCCACGTCAACACTCACCGTGAGCCGCACCGCAGCCGCTGGGGGCGAGTCGCGTCGTGGGTGCTCCTTGCCTGCGTCATCGCCTTCATCGCCTTCTGCCTCGCCTGGCGCCTCGACGGGGGCCGCTGGGAGCGCGTCGAGACGCCGTCCATGGGGACAGTGGCGCCGGTCGGCTCGCTGCTTTGGGTCAAGCCGGTCGACTTCGGCTCGCTTCGGCCCGGCGACTTCATCACCTTCCACCCCCCGGGCGCAGGACAGACGACCTACAGTCACCGCGTCCACAAGATCAACGCCGATGGCACCCTCACCACCAAGGGCGTGATCCCGGCACCCGATCCGTGGCGGCTGACGGCGAGTGACGTCGTCGGCGAGGTGCGGATGACCTGGTGGGGGATGGGCTGGCTCGTGGCGATGGCTCCGGTGCTCCTCATCGGCGGCCTGGCCGTCGCCGGGATCCGGTCCCTGCTCGGCGAGCGCTGGAAGCTGCCGGCGACCCTGGTTCTCGGCTCCCTCGTGCTCAGCATCGCCTTCTCGATCTACCGCCCGTTCACCAACGCCCAGCAGCTGTCCTTCGCTCCCGACCAGCGTGGCGGCGCCACGGCGACGTACGTCGGCACCGGCCTGCTGCCGATCCGGCTCGAGGCCGCTGGGGGGGCGAGTGTGGTGATGAATGACGGCCAGCTCGGCACGGTCCACGTCACCAACGCAGACAGCGACCACAAGCTCCGCGTGGGGCTCAAGCCCGCGATCCCGACCTGGTGGTGGCTCGGCCTCGTGGGGATCTGCTTCCTGCCCGGGGCCTACTCCCTCGTGGTCGGCCTCCCACGTGATGACACCGAAGCCGAACCCGAGCCGGCCTGA
- the yajC gene encoding preprotein translocase subunit YajC: MPAAVQLLILVAALLIFWAVVMRPARNQQRSMHQLQREIVVGDEVIISAGIFGTVRSVDETKVDLEIAPGTVITVARQVVVRRAETDPAPAADEPIDEPADRTGADEESE; encoded by the coding sequence GTGCCTGCCGCCGTGCAGCTGCTCATCCTCGTGGCCGCCCTCCTGATCTTCTGGGCGGTCGTGATGCGCCCCGCGCGCAACCAGCAGCGCTCCATGCACCAGCTCCAGAGAGAGATCGTCGTCGGAGACGAGGTGATCATCTCCGCGGGGATCTTCGGCACCGTCCGGTCCGTTGACGAGACGAAGGTCGATCTGGAGATCGCGCCGGGCACGGTGATCACGGTCGCCCGCCAGGTCGTCGTACGGCGTGCTGAGACCGATCCTGCTCCGGCCGCCGATGAGCCGATCGACGAACCGGCCGACCGAACCGGTGCCGACGAAGAGAGCGAGTGA
- a CDS encoding COG1361 family protein has product MEKTTKAAGKRRRKAPLLWAGGALGAAILVLGVNGTLSSWTSAIINNDHNSVASAKAVALVETGTQSDGTAVTTQCDTASVADGTNTVTCSQLNKYGGVTGGTSELGTAATDNITALSPGDTRDSAVTLTNDGTGTGNLTLAAGSCGHVVNDAAGGDTTGNYDLCTQITVSVACTGDATLAATTPVTLSNFNGSGFGSLSLAPGKSSACTFTVALPADTPAGFSNQLASQALTWTLAAA; this is encoded by the coding sequence ATGGAAAAGACGACGAAGGCTGCCGGGAAGCGGCGGCGCAAGGCCCCACTGCTGTGGGCCGGGGGCGCGCTCGGCGCGGCGATCCTCGTGCTGGGCGTGAACGGCACGCTGTCCAGCTGGACCAGCGCGATCATCAACAACGATCACAACTCCGTCGCTTCGGCCAAGGCGGTGGCGTTGGTCGAGACGGGGACCCAGTCCGACGGCACTGCGGTGACGACGCAGTGCGATACCGCGTCCGTCGCCGACGGAACCAACACCGTGACCTGTTCGCAGCTGAACAAGTATGGCGGCGTCACCGGCGGAACGTCAGAACTCGGTACGGCGGCTACGGACAACATCACCGCATTGTCGCCCGGGGATACCCGGGACTCGGCGGTGACGCTCACGAACGACGGCACCGGCACAGGCAATCTAACCCTTGCCGCAGGGTCCTGCGGGCACGTTGTCAACGACGCCGCTGGCGGAGACACCACGGGCAACTACGACCTCTGCACCCAGATCACGGTCTCGGTTGCCTGCACGGGTGATGCGACCTTGGCTGCCACGACCCCGGTCACTCTGTCGAATTTCAACGGTTCGGGCTTCGGCTCGTTGAGCCTGGCTCCGGGCAAGTCGAGTGCGTGCACCTTCACCGTCGCGCTTCCGGCGGACACCCCCGCAGGGTTTTCGAACCAGCTGGCCTCGCAGGCCCTGACCTGGACCCTGGCCGCGGCATGA
- a CDS encoding FAD-dependent oxidoreductase produces the protein MPYVVTQSCCADASCVLACPVNCIHPAPGEPGFGSSEMVYVDPRSCVDCGACTTACPVGAIKPHTKLTEEELPFLALNSDYFVAEPHADRTPLAVVQRRERVPEAAEVRVAVVGAGPAGMYAADELLRHPGVRVDVFDRLPTPYGLVRAGVAPDHLRTKQVTDLFAKVEAEDGFRYFLNVEVGRHVRLDELRRHYHGVIFASGAASDRLLGIPGEDLPGSQSATAVVGWYNGHPDHQDAYVDLGGERVVVVGNGNVALDVARILTADPHSLADTDVADLPLATLRGSRVREVVVLGRRGPAEAAFTVPELIGLAGLPDVDVVIDNGGEPIVADGPRTTLLAELAERAPRPGRRRIVLRFRTAPVRVLGETCVSGVEVERTELRVVDGVPRAFPTGQREVLPATMVLRSVGYRGVPVPDLPFDEVTGTVPHLRGRVEPGVYVAGWIKRGPTGFIGTNKWCAEETVDALLEDLRAGILDEPGGTVESFDAVLRAAQPHLVDLAGWRAIDRTEREAGAMAGRPRAKIVEVDSLLAAARPPEAPRRRRFDGMPLVRG, from the coding sequence GTGCCCTACGTCGTCACCCAGTCGTGCTGTGCGGACGCCTCCTGCGTGCTGGCCTGCCCGGTCAACTGCATCCATCCCGCGCCCGGTGAGCCCGGCTTCGGGTCCTCGGAGATGGTCTACGTCGACCCACGGTCATGCGTCGACTGCGGTGCGTGCACGACCGCGTGTCCGGTCGGCGCCATCAAGCCGCACACCAAGTTGACCGAGGAGGAGCTGCCGTTCCTGGCGCTCAACTCCGACTACTTCGTCGCCGAGCCGCACGCCGACCGCACGCCCCTCGCCGTCGTGCAGCGGCGCGAGCGGGTGCCCGAGGCCGCCGAGGTCCGGGTGGCGGTGGTGGGCGCCGGTCCTGCCGGGATGTACGCCGCGGACGAGCTGCTGCGCCACCCGGGTGTCCGCGTCGACGTGTTCGACCGACTGCCCACGCCGTACGGTCTGGTGCGCGCGGGCGTGGCGCCGGACCACCTGCGCACCAAGCAGGTCACGGACCTGTTCGCCAAGGTGGAGGCGGAGGACGGCTTTCGCTACTTCCTCAACGTCGAGGTCGGTCGACACGTGCGCCTCGATGAGCTGCGTCGGCACTACCACGGCGTGATCTTCGCCAGCGGGGCGGCGAGCGACCGGCTGCTGGGCATCCCGGGCGAGGATCTGCCCGGAAGCCAGTCCGCGACGGCGGTGGTCGGTTGGTACAACGGGCATCCCGACCATCAGGACGCCTACGTCGACCTCGGCGGCGAACGGGTCGTCGTCGTGGGCAATGGCAACGTGGCCCTCGACGTCGCGCGGATCCTGACCGCCGACCCGCACTCCCTGGCGGACACCGACGTCGCCGACCTGCCGCTGGCCACGCTGCGCGGGAGCAGGGTGCGCGAGGTCGTAGTCCTCGGTCGGCGGGGTCCTGCCGAGGCGGCCTTCACCGTGCCCGAGCTGATCGGGCTTGCCGGACTGCCCGACGTCGACGTGGTCATCGACAACGGCGGGGAGCCGATCGTGGCCGACGGGCCGCGGACGACGTTGCTCGCCGAGCTGGCAGAGCGTGCGCCGCGGCCGGGGCGTCGGCGGATCGTGCTGCGTTTCCGGACCGCACCCGTGCGGGTGCTGGGCGAGACCTGCGTGTCGGGGGTGGAGGTCGAGCGGACCGAGCTGCGCGTGGTCGACGGCGTACCTCGTGCCTTCCCGACGGGGCAGCGCGAGGTGCTGCCGGCGACGATGGTGCTGCGCTCGGTCGGGTATCGCGGTGTGCCCGTGCCCGACCTACCCTTCGACGAGGTGACAGGGACGGTGCCCCACCTCCGGGGTCGCGTGGAACCGGGGGTGTACGTCGCCGGATGGATCAAGCGCGGCCCGACGGGATTCATCGGCACCAACAAGTGGTGCGCCGAGGAGACCGTCGATGCGCTTCTCGAGGACCTGCGGGCTGGGATTCTCGACGAGCCGGGGGGCACCGTGGAGTCGTTCGACGCCGTACTCCGTGCCGCGCAGCCACACCTCGTCGACCTGGCTGGCTGGCGGGCCATCGACCGCACCGAGCGGGAGGCAGGCGCGATGGCGGGGCGGCCTCGGGCCAAGATCGTGGAGGTCGACTCCTTGCTCGCTGCGGCCCGGCCTCCAGAGGCTCCCCGACGGCGTCGCTTCGACGGAATGCCGCTCGTGCGCGGTTAG
- the ruvC gene encoding crossover junction endodeoxyribonuclease RuvC — MRVLGIDPGLTRCGLGAVEGAVGKPLRLIDVGVVRTSPDLPLAQRLVQIEQGIEEWLDAVRPDAVAVERVFSQHNVRTVMGTAQASGIALVAAARRGLPVASHTPSEVKAAVTGSGRADKAQVGAMVTRLLMLDAVPKPADAADALALAICHLWRGGAQERIAAALAGQGGR; from the coding sequence ATGCGTGTGCTCGGCATCGACCCGGGCCTGACCCGCTGTGGCCTGGGTGCTGTGGAGGGTGCGGTCGGCAAGCCGCTGCGTCTCATCGACGTGGGCGTGGTCCGCACGTCCCCTGACCTGCCATTGGCGCAGCGACTCGTGCAGATCGAGCAGGGGATCGAGGAGTGGCTCGACGCCGTACGACCCGACGCGGTGGCGGTCGAGCGGGTCTTCAGCCAGCACAACGTCCGCACCGTGATGGGCACCGCCCAGGCCAGCGGCATCGCCCTGGTCGCCGCGGCGCGTCGCGGTCTCCCGGTGGCCAGCCACACCCCCAGCGAGGTGAAGGCCGCGGTCACCGGAAGCGGTCGCGCCGACAAGGCGCAGGTCGGCGCCATGGTCACCCGGCTGTTGATGCTCGACGCCGTACCCAAGCCCGCCGACGCCGCTGACGCGCTCGCCCTGGCCATCTGCCACCTGTGGCGGGGAGGCGCTCAGGAGCGGATCGCCGCCGCGCTGGCCGGTCAGGGGGGTCGCTGA
- the pdxT gene encoding pyridoxal 5'-phosphate synthase glutaminase subunit PdxT, with protein sequence MSTPTIGVFALQGDVREHLAALTRLGARAIAVRRAAELEQCDGLIIPGGESTTMAKLARTFELFEPLQKRIGQGMPTFGTCAGMIMLADRVVDGTADQETLSGLDITVRRNAFGRQVDSFEGELDFQGLTEPVHAVFIRAPWVEQIGAAVDVLARAPGGEAVGRIVAVRQGALMATSFHPEVSEDDRIHRTFLDLVKQIAT encoded by the coding sequence ATGTCCACCCCCACGATCGGCGTCTTCGCGCTCCAGGGAGACGTACGCGAGCACCTCGCAGCGTTGACCCGGCTGGGCGCCCGCGCGATCGCCGTACGGCGGGCTGCGGAGCTGGAGCAGTGCGACGGGCTGATCATCCCCGGTGGCGAGTCCACCACGATGGCCAAGCTGGCCCGCACCTTCGAGCTGTTCGAGCCGCTGCAGAAGCGGATCGGCCAGGGGATGCCCACCTTCGGCACCTGCGCCGGGATGATCATGCTCGCCGACCGGGTCGTCGACGGAACCGCGGACCAGGAGACCCTCAGCGGGCTCGACATCACCGTGCGTCGCAACGCCTTCGGTCGCCAGGTCGACAGCTTCGAGGGCGAGCTTGACTTCCAGGGTCTGACCGAGCCCGTGCACGCCGTCTTCATCCGGGCACCGTGGGTCGAGCAGATCGGCGCCGCCGTCGACGTGCTCGCCCGGGCACCGGGCGGCGAGGCCGTGGGTAGGATCGTCGCGGTCCGCCAAGGTGCGCTGATGGCGACGTCCTTCCATCCAGAGGTGAGCGAGGACGACCGCATCCACCGCACCTTCCTGGACCTCGTGAAGCAGATCGCGACCTAG
- the ruvB gene encoding Holliday junction branch migration DNA helicase RuvB: MTGDQRQQAALEEAELAYVAGRTLTDADADGDDRAVEAALRPRTLAEVIGQDRVCEQLSLVLQAARARGRAPDHVLLSGPPGLGKTTLAMIIAAEMGAPLRLTSGPAITHAGDLAAILSGLNEGDVLFVDEIHRMSRPAEEMLYMAMEDFRVDVIIGKGPGATAIPLEIPPFTLVGATTRAGLLPSPLRDRFGFTAHLEFYEPTDLDRIVRRSATLLDVDVVAEGSREIASRSRGTPRIANRLLRRVRDYAQVKVDGVVTREVARAGLDLYEVDASGLDRLDRGVLDALCRRFGGGPVGISTLAVAVGEERETVEEVAEPFLVRLGLLARTPRGRVATAAAWQHLGLTVPADAPFGADVALFDDEVGE, translated from the coding sequence ATGACCGGCGACCAGCGTCAGCAGGCAGCCCTGGAGGAGGCCGAGCTCGCGTACGTCGCCGGCCGCACCCTGACCGACGCGGACGCGGACGGCGACGACCGGGCGGTGGAGGCCGCTCTGCGCCCACGCACGCTCGCCGAGGTCATCGGCCAGGACCGGGTCTGCGAGCAGCTCTCCCTCGTGCTGCAGGCTGCCCGTGCCCGCGGCCGCGCCCCCGACCACGTGCTGCTGTCCGGGCCACCCGGACTCGGCAAGACCACCTTGGCGATGATCATCGCTGCCGAGATGGGGGCCCCGCTGCGCCTGACCAGCGGACCGGCGATCACGCATGCCGGCGATCTCGCGGCCATCCTGTCCGGGCTCAACGAGGGCGACGTCCTCTTCGTCGACGAGATCCATCGGATGTCCCGGCCGGCGGAGGAGATGCTCTACATGGCGATGGAGGACTTCCGGGTCGACGTCATCATCGGGAAGGGGCCCGGCGCCACCGCGATCCCGCTGGAGATCCCGCCATTCACCCTCGTCGGGGCGACCACTCGAGCCGGACTGCTTCCAAGCCCGCTTCGCGACCGGTTCGGCTTCACCGCCCATCTGGAGTTCTACGAGCCCACTGACCTCGACCGCATCGTCCGGCGGTCGGCGACCCTGCTGGACGTCGACGTCGTGGCGGAGGGCAGCCGGGAGATCGCGTCCCGCTCCCGTGGCACGCCGCGGATCGCCAACCGGCTGCTGCGCCGGGTCCGCGACTACGCGCAGGTCAAGGTCGACGGCGTGGTCACCCGCGAGGTGGCCCGCGCCGGTCTGGACCTCTACGAGGTTGATGCCTCGGGGCTGGACCGCCTCGACCGCGGCGTGCTCGATGCGCTGTGCCGGCGATTCGGTGGCGGCCCGGTCGGGATCTCCACGCTTGCCGTCGCGGTCGGGGAGGAACGCGAGACGGTCGAGGAGGTGGCCGAGCCGTTCCTGGTCCGTCTGGGTCTGCTGGCACGGACGCCGCGGGGCCGGGTCGCCACCGCCGCCGCCTGGCAGCACCTCGGCCTCACTGTGCCCGCCGATGCCCCTTTCGGAGCGGACGTCGCGCTCTTCGACGACGAGGTGGGGGAGTAG
- the secD gene encoding protein translocase subunit SecD, which translates to MSVAKQAPRAGRTLMIFIVVVGVLYGLAALGGTWQPRLGLDLEGGTRITLIAEGSPAAAKLKQASDIIDQRVNGSGVTEAQVSTQGSTNIVVEIPGKSRQDLVDSVKRTAQMRFRVVAYCTQLTGSFCEASGLPQKPSATPSPGASPSANPSSSPSANPSSNPSAAPSSSPTSSSSPSTNSQGVTATPKPRPAPAYEVKATTPKDKHKPKKKKQQQKTAATTTAPTSSAKPDPGAKVSDYLAWSKDPGTAWQLIFAVSQCDPKSHQALVPPIANTMDVTNPPTQAALEKKLNKVKRADLVHAVDEPGRPLVACRSDGTKALLSVAAINGPELKSASSGVDPQSLGSYIVQLSFKSSGRDTFAKLSRAMWSGATGPYAGGRFAIVLDGELLSDPGFDGVIANGNAQISGGFTEASAQSLANSLKFGALPVKFKKDVSTQTIGPSLAGDQLSAGLLAGAIGLLIVMFYCLLYYRGLGTVVIASLVIAALITYAVVLVLAKTAGFALTLPGIAGLIVAVGITADSFIVYFERIRDEMRAGKSMRVAVQAGWKRARNTCLAADTVSFLAALVLYIFAIGVVRGFAFALGISTVIDVAVFFWFTHPMMTLLSARKFFSSGSRFSGLSKETLGIDHEPGVVGGRL; encoded by the coding sequence GTGAGCGTGGCCAAGCAGGCGCCCCGTGCGGGGCGGACCCTGATGATCTTCATCGTCGTCGTGGGCGTGCTCTACGGACTGGCCGCGCTCGGCGGGACCTGGCAGCCGCGCCTGGGCCTCGACCTCGAGGGCGGCACCCGCATCACACTCATCGCGGAGGGCAGCCCGGCCGCGGCCAAGCTCAAGCAGGCCTCCGACATCATCGACCAACGGGTCAACGGCAGCGGTGTCACCGAGGCCCAGGTGTCGACGCAGGGAAGCACCAACATCGTGGTGGAGATCCCCGGCAAGAGCCGCCAGGATCTCGTCGACTCGGTGAAGCGCACCGCACAGATGCGCTTCCGCGTCGTGGCCTACTGCACCCAGCTGACCGGCAGCTTCTGTGAGGCCTCCGGCCTGCCGCAGAAGCCGAGCGCTACGCCGAGCCCCGGTGCGTCGCCCAGCGCGAACCCGTCGTCGTCCCCCAGCGCGAATCCCAGCTCGAATCCCAGCGCCGCGCCCTCCTCGTCGCCGACGAGCAGCTCGAGCCCGTCCACGAACAGTCAGGGAGTCACCGCGACGCCCAAGCCGCGCCCGGCGCCGGCGTACGAGGTGAAGGCGACGACGCCGAAGGACAAGCACAAGCCCAAGAAGAAGAAGCAGCAGCAGAAGACGGCTGCCACCACCACGGCCCCCACGTCCTCGGCCAAGCCCGACCCGGGCGCGAAGGTCTCGGACTACCTCGCCTGGAGCAAGGACCCGGGCACCGCGTGGCAGCTGATCTTCGCGGTCTCCCAGTGCGACCCGAAGTCGCACCAGGCCTTGGTGCCGCCCATCGCGAACACCATGGATGTCACGAACCCGCCCACCCAGGCGGCCCTGGAGAAGAAGCTGAACAAGGTCAAGCGCGCCGATCTGGTCCATGCGGTCGACGAGCCCGGTCGTCCGCTGGTGGCCTGTCGGTCCGACGGCACGAAGGCGCTGCTGTCGGTGGCCGCGATCAACGGCCCGGAGCTGAAGTCGGCATCCTCGGGCGTGGACCCGCAGTCGCTGGGCTCCTACATCGTCCAGCTGAGCTTCAAGTCCTCGGGCCGCGACACGTTCGCGAAGCTGTCGCGGGCCATGTGGAGCGGTGCCACCGGGCCGTACGCCGGCGGCCGGTTCGCGATCGTCCTCGACGGTGAGCTGCTCTCCGACCCGGGCTTCGACGGCGTGATCGCCAACGGCAACGCCCAGATCAGCGGTGGGTTCACCGAGGCCAGCGCGCAGTCGCTGGCGAACTCGCTGAAGTTCGGCGCGCTGCCGGTGAAGTTCAAGAAGGATGTCTCGACACAGACGATCGGTCCGTCGCTTGCCGGCGACCAGCTCTCGGCCGGTCTCCTGGCCGGCGCGATCGGCCTGCTGATCGTGATGTTCTACTGCCTGCTCTACTACCGCGGGCTGGGCACCGTGGTGATCGCCTCGCTGGTCATCGCCGCCCTGATCACCTATGCGGTGGTGCTGGTGCTCGCCAAGACTGCCGGCTTCGCGCTGACCCTGCCCGGGATCGCGGGCCTGATCGTGGCCGTCGGGATCACCGCGGACTCGTTCATCGTGTACTTCGAACGGATCCGTGACGAGATGCGGGCGGGCAAGTCGATGCGGGTCGCGGTGCAGGCCGGCTGGAAACGAGCCCGGAACACCTGTCTGGCCGCAGACACCGTCTCGTTCCTGGCAGCGCTGGTGCTCTACATCTTCGCCATCGGCGTGGTTCGTGGATTCGCATTCGCGCTGGGCATCAGCACCGTCATCGACGTCGCGGTGTTCTTCTGGTTCACCCACCCGATGATGACGCTGCTGTCGGCTCGCAAGTTCTTCAGCTCCGGCAGCCGGTTCTCCGGACTGTCCAAGGAGACGCTCGGCATCGACCACGAGCCGGGCGTCGTGGGAGGGAGGCTGTAA
- a CDS encoding TetR/AcrR family transcriptional regulator — protein MSEQRDSGRPDGRQSRWEEHNLERRRQILDAAVVVIEREPVGAEVHVRQIADEAGIGRSVIYRHFADRADLDRAVQAHVLAGLRDRLVPQVTLSGTAEEIILRIVGAYVDWAADHPALHRLSERELGGQGEASSLEVVVKEIADQIGEVITMAAAVFGLELSDDDRAALDPLVFGLVGLVFGAVRRWLWRRDRDPAPRALAALLAQSIWFAIDGHARARGLELDPDVPLEDLIARALTPVD, from the coding sequence GTGAGCGAGCAGCGTGACAGTGGCCGACCTGACGGTCGCCAGTCGCGCTGGGAGGAGCACAACCTCGAGCGCCGGCGTCAGATCCTCGATGCCGCCGTGGTGGTGATCGAGCGAGAGCCTGTCGGGGCCGAGGTGCACGTGCGCCAGATCGCCGACGAGGCGGGCATCGGGCGGTCCGTGATCTACCGGCACTTCGCCGACCGTGCCGACCTCGATCGGGCTGTCCAGGCGCACGTCCTTGCAGGGCTGCGCGACCGACTTGTCCCGCAGGTCACGTTGAGCGGGACGGCGGAAGAGATCATCCTGCGCATCGTCGGCGCCTATGTTGACTGGGCGGCAGACCATCCGGCGCTGCACCGGCTCTCCGAGCGAGAGCTCGGTGGCCAGGGGGAGGCATCCTCGCTCGAGGTCGTGGTCAAGGAGATCGCTGACCAGATCGGCGAGGTCATCACGATGGCGGCGGCCGTCTTCGGGCTCGAGCTCTCCGACGACGACCGTGCCGCCCTGGACCCGCTCGTCTTCGGGTTGGTCGGACTGGTCTTCGGAGCGGTACGACGGTGGCTCTGGCGCCGAGACCGCGACCCCGCCCCCCGTGCCCTGGCGGCGCTGCTCGCCCAGTCGATCTGGTTCGCCATCGACGGCCACGCCCGCGCGCGGGGGTTGGAGCTGGATCCGGACGTGCCCCTCGAGGACCTCATCGCCCGCGCCCTGACGCCTGTGGACTAG
- the ruvA gene encoding Holliday junction branch migration protein RuvA, giving the protein MIAFVRGRVDSVGLTSAVVEVGGVGLEVQCTPDTLARLRSGSEATLPTALVVREESLTLYGFADEDERAMFELVQTASGVGPKLAQAMLACHRPETLRRAVAADDVKTLTTVPGIGQKGAQRIILELKDRIGPPGSATTPSPRPSGADWQAQVQSGLVGLGWSAKEADRAIAVITPEAEATDTPDVGQLLRAALRALSKA; this is encoded by the coding sequence ATGATCGCCTTCGTGCGCGGCCGGGTCGACTCGGTCGGTCTCACCTCGGCCGTCGTCGAAGTGGGCGGGGTGGGGCTCGAGGTGCAGTGCACGCCCGACACGCTCGCCCGGCTGAGGTCGGGCAGCGAGGCGACGCTGCCCACCGCCCTGGTGGTCCGCGAGGAGTCCTTGACCCTCTACGGGTTCGCAGACGAGGACGAGCGGGCGATGTTCGAGCTCGTCCAGACCGCGAGTGGTGTCGGGCCCAAGCTCGCCCAGGCGATGTTGGCCTGCCACCGTCCCGAGACCCTGCGTCGTGCGGTCGCCGCCGACGACGTCAAGACCCTCACCACCGTCCCGGGCATCGGCCAGAAGGGCGCCCAGCGCATCATCCTGGAGCTCAAGGACCGGATCGGCCCGCCCGGATCTGCGACGACACCTTCGCCACGACCCAGCGGCGCGGACTGGCAGGCACAGGTCCAGTCCGGCCTGGTCGGCCTCGGCTGGTCGGCGAAGGAGGCCGACAGAGCGATCGCCGTGATCACCCCGGAGGCCGAGGCGACCGACACCCCCGACGTCGGCCAGCTGCTCCGCGCCGCGCTCCGCGCCCTGAGCAAGGCGTGA